Within Myotis daubentonii chromosome 13, mMyoDau2.1, whole genome shotgun sequence, the genomic segment GAACCCAGGCCCCAGGACAGCCTACTCCACAGCGTACACGGTGCCCATGGAGCTGCTGAAGCGGGAACGGAGCCTGCACGcggcgcccctgcccagcccccacagCGGCGCCCAGCTCCTGCGGAAGCCCGGCGTCCCCGGAGAGCCGTCCACCCTGTCGCCAGCCAGTCCAGGCCTCCACATGCCTCACTCGCCCTACCAGAAGGTGGCCCGGCGGACGGGGGCCCCCATCATCGTGTCCACCATGCTTGCTCCAGAACCAAGtaatgccccctcctccctcccaacccccctcctCGGGGCCcgcaggggcaggagggcagaggtCGCCAGTGGGTCCAGGCATGTTTTGCTCTCAGGCTCAGCTCGAGACCACACTCACGCATGCatgcacacgcacgcgcacacgcacgcacacacacacacacacacacacgcacgcgcacgcGGCACCACAGCCAGCGCCCAGCCTGGCGGGTTGACCTGGGGGGCCGCGGGCCCATTGCCTTCCCACCCTGCAGTCAGGCTCAGGTTCTGTGGGTTTCCTTTATGGGCTGAAACGTGGCCGTGTCTGGGAGAAACTCAGAAATCATTCGGAACAGACCCACTGCCAGCTCCTGTGGGGGGCTCTGGAGAAGGCGGGGCGCTGCCCAGTACCCCACAGACCAAGTCACTCATTGGCCAGGACTTGCGCCACTATGGGAAACGCACCTCGGAGgcctgccctggtcaggggcagaaaccaagccagggctgcagccctcAGCTCCCTGTTTGAGAAGCCGAGAGGCTGGCACTGGAGGTGCCACGGGCTTCTgcttccggggggggggggctgtgtccCCGTTGGGAACAGGACCCCCCGTGGTTCTCTTCTCATCCAGATGTGAGCCAACAGTCATTGGGGTGTTTCCCGGGGCATTGTGGGTAAGCTTCCAGGGGGATgccagagtttttattttaactccGATCATTACCGACAGTTTCAGCTGTAAATTTGTTTTCCTCCTCTCTTGCCTCcccaacataatttttaaaaatggaatccagtttaagtgagtttattttttcagaataacTATTATGAGGTGAAGACAGTGGCATGAAAATGCACCTCAGACAGCGGTGGGTCCCAGGAGCCTTCTCGTGACCCTGAGCCGCTGCGTCAGGCTCCTCTCCCAGGAGTGGCTGCGGGCATGTTGGCCACTGACCGCTGAAACGCCTGCTGGGGAGACAGGGCCCGGCTGGCGTTTCCTGTGTCTCTCACTGCAGATTCTGGTGTTTGTCTCAcgtatggatttttttttttttaagtctaaacAGACAGTTTACTTGCcttttgttgaaagaataaatcaATGCGGGGCAGGAGGAAAGTCAGGTCATTTTCCGAGGCCCCGCTTCCTCCCTCCGGTCACGCATTCTTTCTTTGCAACCAACTGATTTGCATGGCGATGACATTTGTTGCTCCAGTAATTCCATCTGATAATGGCTGGGCTTGCACAGCGGATCTGAAAACATATTCCTTAATTATGTGTTGCTAAGCAACGGGAGGGTTTGGTCATAATCACAGAAAGATTATCTCCTCCTTGACGTCCTGGGAAGGGTTTGCTGCCGGAGGACCCGCCTCGCTGCCTGATTGTCTCCTTTTCCTGTTAATTTCTCTGCCTGACGCGCGTCCCTTTGTTTGGGGTGTTCTTCATTTGAGTTGTTTGGTGTGATGGTTAGCGCGCTGTTTGCGGACTGAGGGATATTGATTGTTTCTCCCGCCTGGCAGCAGGCCAGGGGAGTCGGAAGTCGGCCAGGAAATAAATGTCTCTGTCAAATGGCCTGTCCTGGAGCCCTGGCCGCCAGCCTTCCCTGCCGCGTGTAGCCAtggccctcccctggcctccccgggAGCTGACCTGTGCACGAGGCATTTTGCAGGTGTAGGATCAGCAGCCAGGTTGGGGTTTGCTGGAATCTGTGGCGCTCCCGGCGGGTCCCTTTGCCCCGAGAGGACGGCATTTgcactgaagagcagcagccaggcctcagggccAGACACTGGGCCTCACGAAGCAGCCCCACCTCGCGCACGCCAGCTGAGCGGACCGGGAGGCCCAGAGcgggacgggggtgggggcggggggggtggtgaTCTTCAAATCTAGACGTGGCTGCCTCAGCCGCTGGGGTCATGGCTGGGGTCACGGCCACATGAGGAATGCTTCATCTCGGTCTCCGTCTggctccccttttccttctcatctggagggggtgggcaggggtgctGTGGGGGCGGGGACACCTgtgtgtgcaggggtgggggctggggtatTCTCTCACACTTTGGATGTTTTCAGGTGTTTGTTTGCCCTGAACTTGCTTCTTTCTGGTCGGCTTTCTTGGGAGAAATAACGGGCTCCTGTTTGCTAGTCCGTGACCTGGCGGCGAGGGGGCCATGTGAGTGACAGCTGGTGGCTCTGCTGTCCTCACATGCTGACCTGGTGACGGGCACAGCACAGAACCTTCCAGCAGCGGCTGTCACCGGCGATGCCCCTCCCCCGATCGCATGGTGTGGACCCAGGCTGAGGGTTTGCAGGTGCCGGGCCTCCCTGTGATGAGGTGGCAGGCGCAGCATGTAAACAGCAGTGCTGCAGCCGTTTTCATGTTTTTGCCCCAAAGTACAGCAGAGCACGGGCTGCCACGGGcccactccctcagcaccccttccctccccgccGCTTCTCTGGGTGCCGCTGGCTTCATGAGGTGCAGCTTGGACCCCGTCCAGTCACGGGGGGTGCTGCCTGAGGACCCGGGGGGTGGGCGCTGCTGCGCTGCCCTCGCTGGGCACCCCCTCCCAGGTGTCTGCTTGGAGGGTGACATTGACTTCCAGGTTGGGACATGACAGCCCCTGGAACCGGAGGGACCCTCCTCGCTCTGGCGAAGCGTCCCATCCACATTGCACTCTGGGGCTGTTTCTGGGGCGCCCGCAGCCCAGCCTTTCCATCCGCATCAGTGACATCAGGCCTCCGCTGCTGCTGTGGCCCCTGAGCCTGTTGTCCTCAGACGGAGCTCTTTGGCTCCTTGTCCTCAGGGCCTCCCTCGGCTCCGCAGCTGTggccgcccctgcccctcccgcccccagggtCCTGCCAGCTCCGGGAGCTCACGGGTGGCTCTCATTCTCCCGGGCTGCCACGGCTGACTCCTGTTCCTGCGGGGAGCGGGGCGGGCATGACCGTCTCCGCCATCAAGCCCAGAAGACTTGCCACTTGGCTGCTTCCGGGCTGAACTCGGAGCTGATCTTGGCTTTGCCCTTTGTTCTTGGGGCTGGTTCCTTGGGGCTGGCTTTGGGATGGGGGACAGCCCGCCTTCTAAAGCAGGCAGACAGTCTTTAAAAGAGGAAAGCTACCCGTACTGACAGGAGACTCTCAGGTCCCCAAGCCCGTGAGGCAAGAATCCTAAAGCTGCCGAGGGGACCCCAGTGCAAGGGGAAGCGGGGTTCTGGCCGTTGAAGGGACTCTGCCTGGAGAGGTGAGCGCCCAGCCCGCGTGGCCGGTTCTTCCCCGGGGGCTGTGCTGCCCGGAGCCCCGGAAGGAACAGAAGGTCGTGGTGGGTCTGCTGTCTCCTGGGCCTGCGCTGTAGGCCTCTCTGGATTCTAAGAAGTTAGAGGAGAGAACAGGGAGGGGACGTCCGAGCAGCTGTTGTGCCGGGGACAGGCCGCGCCTTGGCTGCCAGCCCGCCCGGGTCCTGAGGTGCCTTCCTTCTTGGTTTCAGGGCCACACGAGAAAGGCCCCAAACGCCTCGAACTCCGCCTGGTCCTCGCGGCCGCGTGGCAGCAGCAGGGCAGTTTGCTTCCTGACACTGGGCCCACGCGGCCTCCGGGAGGGGCTTCCTGTGCACTCCTCGGGGCGCCTGGCCTTGGTGCCCCTGGTCCTGGGGACACAGCCCAGGAGGGCTCCGCACGGGTGGGCAGGCCTGGGCTCGGGTGGCGGCCGCCCCTGCTGGCTGCAGCTGCTTGCTGTGCTTTGGAAGGAAGGGGGTGTCCTCTTTGGAAGAGTGGGGGTGCCTTAGTCTGTTAGgggctcttccctggccctgctggctgCAGCTGCTTGCTGTGCTTTGGAAGGAAGGGGGTGTCCTCTTTGGAAGAGTGGGGGTGCCTTAGTCTGTTAGgggctcttccctggccctgcTGAACCCAAAAGTTCACCCCCAGTCTTCCTAGATTGAGCCAAAGCCCCGCTGGATGTGAGGACCCTCCAAAGCTCACTTTGGGGGTCGGGGTAGGCGAGGCTTGGTGTGGCGCTGGGTGGGTTGACTGGGGGTCCTGGGGGTCCTATAGCCCCATCAGCCCCAGGAGCCGGGAGCACTTGGCTGGCAGTGGGCAAGCGgtgcccccgccgccccccccacccccccccccgcattgccATCATTCCTTTCTAGTCTATTTCATTTCTCTCAGGCGCCCCCCGGTTGATGCCATGGCACGTTTTTAGAATTTGAGAAAAACACAAAAGGAACCCCAGCAGCCAGTACTGGGGTCCCCacgaggggcagggctggagcaGAGCACGTGCACACAGCATCGGGGTCCGACCGGAGTGCTGGACACTGTCCTGTGGCCCCGCTGTGGCTCCTCCCCACACGCCTGGGGGCGCCGCCAGAGCCCGGGGTGCTCTCTGCAGTGCTGAGATGCACCTGAGCCCTTTGGTAAAAGGAGGTGCACAGGGTGTGGCCCAACCTGCAGGGGCAGCTGGGTGGCCCTGCACGTGCTTCCTAGTAGGGTGCCGCTCGCCCATCTCCTCAGGGTGGAGTTGTGggaccccacacctgggaccagCTGCTCTTCGGccatgtccccccacccccacccaccgtGGCAGGCCCGGCCTTTGGGGAAGTAGCGTTTTACCAAAACCAGATGCAGAGCCTCACGTCCTGGGCTGCTCGCTGTGGACGGTGTTCCTGTGGTCACTCCCGACCGTCCTCACTGGGTCTGAGTGGGTGCTGGTCAGCCGGCCCTGCGGGGAGCAAAGGGCCTCGGGGGGCTCCCTGGGACTGAGGGTGGTGAGAGGCCAGACCCTCCGCACCAGGAGCCACTGGGAGGCTCGCCCAGCAGGAGGGGCCCCGGGACGCCCGTCAGCCGGGGGCTAGTGTGAGTCCACGGAACAATGGAGCAGTGGCGACTGGTTCCGGTTTTGTTGGAAGTTGTGCTGGGGAAGGAGAAGTTCCTGCCCCTTTCCTGCGAGCTCGGGGCGGGGACAGCTCCCGGGGTTGCCCCGGGACCAGGTAAAGGCGCGCAGGTGTTTGTATTCCCGGAGGCGCAGAAGTCCTGCGTTTTGCTGAactgggtcagtggttcccacaaGTCTAGGCTTCTGCTCCTGCCTGGCCGGTTCCGTCCACCTGTTACCCAGACCCTTGTTTCCTTTAAGAAGCGGATCGACCCCCCAGGGCCCTCCCAGTGGCCATCTCCCGGCCCAGCCTCCAGCTGACAGCAGCTTAACCCACCCGGTGGGTCTCCCCAGCAGCCCGTCCCCTGGGCGCTCAGAGGCCCGTGAGGCCAGCTCCCCGGAAGGCTGGATGGGCACGTGCGGGGCAGGGGAGCCCTgacctggagccaggctgcctgcgaGTCGCTGTGGAGCCCGCGGGACGAGGGCGGTGCGGGTGCAACTCCGCGGCGGGTCGGACCAGCGTCCCTGGAGAAGGTGCGGGCAGTGCCTGGTGCCGAGGCCTCGGCAGGACGGGGCACCTGGCTCCTGTCCACCCCAGTCCCAGCCAGGGCGTCCTGCCGGCCTTCCTGTGCTGGCGGAGGGAGCAGTCAGCTTGACTAGAGGGCCACCGCGACCCTCTGACCCTCATCAGTGGGTGTCACTGGCCCTGGGGGTGCGGCTACTCCTCCGTGCCCCTGGCGCAGCGCGTGGCCACCGGAGCTCCGCCTCCCTGGCtgtgaaagggggggggggggacaccagGCCTCTCGTTAGGCCTGGGGCTTCGGGTGGAGCAGCGTCTGGGAATTGGTAGCCTCGCTTTTCATTACAAACCTCACTTTGGTGACTCATTTCCCCCAAATCCCCCGCGATAGAGAAAGCGGGGACCCCCCCCTGCGGTCCAGCCGGAGTCGCGGCCGTTTCCCGCCGTCTCGCTTGCTGTTGTCGTGTTTACAGACCTGGACGCACGAGGTGTCGGATCGCCCGGGGCACTGAGTCGTCCCGTGGTCAGAGCTGAGATGTCGGGGACCAGGCGAGGCAGAGCCCGTTTGCAGCCTCGCCTCCCGGTGCTCGGGGTCCCCTGGGCCCTCTGCTGCCgccagggggcaggtggagggaccctcctgggcctggggagcCCACGCCTTCCTCAGAGAAGCGGACCCGGGCAGTGGCCCAGCGACGCTTCCTCAGTCACCTCTGTGCTGGGGTCCTCAgcagccccccccctcccgggcTCCCCGTCCTCGCGCAGGACACCTGACTCCACCCACCAGCTGTCCCCTCAGCGCCGACCCAGCCCCGCCCTCAGAGCAGCACACGCTCAGCCGTGCAGCCCCGTCCAGGGCtcgggctgggcccagggccgcTGCCTTCTGCTGGCCCAGCCTGGTGAGGGCCCAGCCGAGTTTCACCAAAGGGGATCCAAGTCGGGGAGGGAGGTGATTGCTAGGCAACCTGGCGTTTGTTTCCCGGGTAACGAGGTGACGCACTGATGCTGCGGACGGACAGCCCCGGCCTCGGAGCCTGCCTGCTGCCGCCGCCCTCTTCCGGGAGCTGCTTTTTCATTCACCTCGGTTTCTTATGACCGTGAACTGCAGAGCTTGTCCCATCGACCCTCCTTCCCGTGGGAATCCAGTCCGGGCCTCCTCACCCTGGGAGGGACTCCATGGGGCACGTGAGCTCGGCGCCCCGAGGCCCAGGGCTGCCTTGACCAGGTGGCCTTGACCAGGTTCCTCGGCCCGAGTTCCACCAGGCGATGGTGTGAGCTCCACGTGCTCCTGCCAGCTCAGTGTGAGGGGGTCACAGGCCCAGGTCCCAGTCAGGACCCACCCCGATGGGCCCAGGGGGCCGCATCCTGTTCCAGCTGaagcccagtctcctcagcctcccagcaccgCCGTGGGCTCTGCAGTGACCTGTGGTCCTCGGGGCCAGGCGGGAGGGAGCCCCCAGCTTCGCGCGGTCAGCCCAGGGGAAGGGTTAGGGTACGGAGGTGGCGGAGGTGGCGGTGGGAGCCCTGCAGACCCCACAGGCTGAGGATGGGGTGGAGGCGCCGGGCACTCACCACGTTGCCCGTGGAGTGGGACGGCCACTCCGTCTGCCCACCATGCCCGGCCGTTCCTCGCAGGTATCCGCCCCCAGATCATGAACGGCCCCCTGCACCCCCGGCCCCTGGTGGCGCTGCTGGACGGCCGCGACTGCACCGTGGAGATGCCCATCCTGAAGGACCTGGCCACCGTGGCCTTCTGTGACGCGCAGTCCACGCAGGAGATCCACGAGAAGGTGGGTCCCCGGGGCCACCCTCGGTCTCCCTGGCTGGTCCCTCTCAccgcccacctcctctccccccctcacccccgtgtGGTCAGAGTCACCAGCAGGCCCCTCCTCTGGGGGAGCTGTCCCCAGACCTGGTGCTCCCCCTGCTGGGCGCTGGGGACATGGGCCTgcagctctgccccccccccccccccccccgcaggtgcTGAACGAAGCCGTGGGCGCCATGATGTACCACACCATCACCCTCACCCGGGAGGACCTGGAGAAGTTCAAGGCGCTGAGGGTGATCGTGCGGATAGGGAGCGGCTACGACAATGTCGACATCAAGGCGGCCGGCGAGCTGGGTGAGTGCAGCCAGAGGGCTGGCTGGGTCAGCGCTGaacccagggcagcagctgctgtgtGGGGCTCTGGCCTTTGGAGAATCCCCTGGAGGGGGCCACGCCCCAACCTGGAAAGTTCCGCCTGCAGAGGGTGGTGAGGACTGGCATTTCCGGAGGAAGGGGCGTGGCCATCGGCAGGTGGTTGGTGATGCCAGCGGTGCCCTTGGTCTCGGGCTGCTTCCCTGCAGGCGCCGGGCCCGAGAGCGACATTCCAGAGTTGGGATGAGAAGGCTGAGCAGGTCCCGGTTCTCTCACACCCCAGAGACCAGCCCAtccctgggtggggctgggctgcagctCAGCCTTCCCACTGCCCTTGGGCAGTCCCCGCAGGACAGCGGCCCATCGCCCCAGGCGGCAGCGGGCCTGCCTTCTCTCCGGCCACTCTCGGCGCTCGGTCCCTCTAAGGAGGCCACGAGGCAGGGCCTGTCAGCCTAGGTCTCGGTGACCTCTGTCCCGTGTACTCATTGGTGCCTGGCACTGAGCGGCCTGCCCTCCTGGGTGGTAGAAAGAATGGTCCACTGTCCTACCCCTTGTAGCCATGGGGGTCCTGCCTGTGGTCCCCAGTGTGGCACTGAGAGGGCCCTGTGAGCGAGGCCTCCATGCTGCCCGGGCAGCTGTGCCCTCAGATGCTGCTTCACTGGCCtctgtgcccccagccctggccccgcccgTCTCCCACCTCTGAtgggggcagcgggagggggggTGTGCTCACCCCTGGCCCCGCCTCCTTTCAGGGATCGCAGTGTGCAACATCCCGTCAGCGGCCGTGGAGGAAACGGCCGACTCCACCCTCTGCCACATCCTCAACCTGTACCGGAGGAACACCTGGCTGTACCAGGCGCTGCGGGAAGGCACACGGGTGCAGAGCGTGGAGCAGATCCGGGAGGTCGCCTCGGGAGCAGCCCGCATCCGCGGGGAGACGCTGGGCCTCATCGGCTTTGGTACGTGCAGCTGCCCTTTCCTGGGAGGTGAGGGTCCCTGTGGTCCTGTGACTGGAGTTTGCTGTCCgaccgcgggggggggggggggggggccgggggggcattcttgggggctgggcagcaggaaggTGCTGTGCCTGCCAGTTGTTCTGTGCTCAGTGGGGCTCGAACAGGGTCTGCTGGCTGAGTGgagcccggggccgggaggcctccgaGTCAGAAGGTGGTCAGGCCACCAGCTTGGAGAGCTGTTGCCGGGTCAGCAGTTGTCCAGGGCGACAcagctgctggcccagggagAGCTTGGCTCATGGCCACACAGCTCAAGTAGGGCCCCACGGAGCATTTGGGAGGGGCTCCGTGACCTTGAGGGTTGACTTGCCGTCTGCCTGGCCCCTGGTCTGTCAGCTGGGAGGGAGTGACGCACGCGAGCGGGTGAGCGCCTTCGAGGCCTGGCTACAGAAGGCTCCCGCACACGCAGTCTTCGCTCGGGCTGTTTCCTGGTCACTGAGGGCCAGGCCTCGGGGCTGGCCTAGGGGACAGCTGAGTGAGGTAGGAGGAGCCTGCACACCTTTCAGCTCTGGGTCTGGTGCGACCACTCAGAGTGGACAGGCCCCCTAGCCTGGGAGGCAGGTGGCGAGCTGCAGCGCCCTCTGCTGGCGCGCCAGGTCCAGTGCTCTGCGAGTGGCTCTTAGGAGAGCTGCCTGGCTCTTGGCCTCGATGGGGCCGGCAGGTCCTGGCCAGCACAGCGTGCGAGTCCTTGCCAGGGGTCGCTCTTTGGCTGCGCCTTTGCCATCCGTTTTCTGAAAACCTTTCCATACATGGAGGCCAGGCCCGTGCTTTCAGGAGGGGCCAGCCTCGCTCACCTGGACGCTCTCTCTCTGCGCAGGTCGCACGGGGCAGGCGGTCGCCGTTCGAGCCAAGGCCTTTGGCTTCAGCGTCATCTTCTACGACCCCTACTTGCAGGACGGGATCGAGCGGTCCCTGGGCGTGCAGAGGGTCTACACCCTGCAGGACCTGCTGTATCAGAGCGACTGCGTGTCCCTGCACTGCAACCTCAATGAGCACAACCACCACCTCGTCAACGACTTCACCATCAAGCAGGTGCGGGCGCCCGCGGCCCGGCTTGTCGCAGCCAAAGGGGAGGGCATGGGCCATGGGCCATGGGCCCCGGAGCAGGGCAGTCCCCGAGGCACAGCAGTGAGGCCCCGTGGGGTGGGGCAGCCTCCAACACGATGGACAGAGCCAGGCTTCCCGCCTGAGTCCCTCCAGGGTCAGCAGAAGCGGATAGAGGCTCCACGctggcctcctgctgcctccGCCCCCCGCTAACGCTCTTCCTGCCCCACAGATGAGGCAGGGGGCCTTCCTGGTGAACGCGGCCCGCGGCGGGCTGGTGGATGAGAAGGCCTTGGCGCAGGCCCTCAAGGAAGGCAGGATACGAGGAGCAGCCCTCGACGTGCATGAGTCGGAGCCTTTCAGGTGGGTCTGGCTGCCTGAGCTCTGAGTCCACCTGGCCCCACACTTGGGGGCACTTTCCCAGAAGACAGGCCCCGGGTAGGAAAGCAGACGCCCTTTACAGGCGCCTTCGAGGGCTGTAGTGCGTCCTCACGGACTGGAAAGGCGCCAGAAGGTCCCCAAAGGGAATCGGCCAAGGATGAGGCAGGGAAATGGGTGGTTTGCTTGGTCTGCAGACGCAGCTCACAGGCCGACCTCCGGGCCTCGCTGGTCCTTCTGTGCGTCCCTGGCTGCTCCTGCCCCTGGGGTCACAGCACAGCCgtgccagcctccctgccccccaggggtgagcaggcccGGGTGTGCGGCCAGCACCTGAGGGCCGTGCTCTGTACCTTCCTCCAGCTTTGCTCAGGGGCCCTTGAAAGATGCGCCGAATCTcatctgcacgccccacacagcctggtaCAGTGAGCAGGCCTCACTGGAGATGCGGGAGGCCGCCGCCACGGAGATCCGCCGCGCAATCACAGGTGAGCCTGGCGCACCCGGCGCGGCCGCTCATCCCGTCACATgcgcggaggggaggggagaggtcacGGGGTCTGCTGTGGGCAGACATCAGCTTTCAGGCTGGTTGAGTTTTGAGTGGGTTGTGCATGTCCCCGACGAACTCAGAGGAAACCGATCCCTCTCAGGCCACCGTAGCCGGTGCACCCCGGGCAGGGccctcccccagggagcaggcctcctCCGTCCTGGCTGCCGCCGAGCCGGAGAGCTCAGGGCCCCGGAGGCTCCCTCCCCTGGAGTAGATTCGCTGTCAGATCTTCAGCACAAACCACGCAGGCTCTTCCCCCGGAGCCGCTGCTGAGTCTGATTTTAAATCCCGATGCCCCTCAGGAAGCACGTAACCGTCTCTTCCAGGTCGCATCCCCGAAAGCTTACGGAACTGTGTCAACAAGGAACTCTTTGTTACAACGGCTCCTTGGTCAGTAATAGACCAGCAAGCAATTCACCCAGAGCTCAATGGTGCCACTTACAGGTGAGGCTGCGGGAGGGACGCGACACGGGCAGCGCACCCCACCTGGGCTGCAGGAGCTCCTCCTCCGCCCTCGGGGGaatcccaccctccgccccctcTTCCCAGGCCTCGGGGTCTGAGCACTGCGCAGGGAGCCCCCTTTATTCCGAAGCCCCTTCACAGCCAGGTTTCCGGCGGAAGGACTGAGCCTGTTAGTGACTTCGCTTTTCTGGCCAAAGACCAGGGAGGGGGGGGTCCACAGAGACTGAAGTCAGTgcagggacacaggcaggggcTTCCCagactctccccttccccccaacagCTGGTTCCCGGGAGTAAGTCCTCCTCATAAAGGAGGCGCTGCAGCCTTAGCCCCAGGAGGACATGGGACACACGGTCCTGGCCTGCCCTGTGCGTGGGGGTCGCGGCAGAGTAAGCAGCCCTGGCCCTGTCCCTCCTTGACGCAGACCTTGGCCCCCAGGAGCACAGCTGAGCTCCAGTGCTCACAGGCCCTGGGCCAGAGTCCTCCTGTGCCCTCCCTCGGAGTTCTCCCCGAGTCGGCACTGAAAAGCCCTGCCAGGGAGGGAGTGGCTCCTGCAGGGAGAAAACCAGCGTAAAGGAGCTGGTGACAGAACAATTCTAAATCCGCGTCGCCAACCTTTCCGACCTCACGGACCAcgggttggcgaccgctgttctaaaTGGCTGCCTCCAAGTATGACACTGGGCTCACTGTGCGTATGAACCCTGCGCCTGTTCTGGAGGCTAAATGCTCCGTGTCCTCACACAACTCGACGCGTGCTGCCAGCACAGGCCCGCTCTCTGCCTGTCGCACGCCAGCAGCCAGGGCCACGTCTAGTTGGCGAGGCCTCCACTTTGCTGGGGATCACATCTTGTGCAGGTTCCCGCatgtgggcagagctgggggtATTCCCATCGTCTGAGAGCGACAGAAGCAGCCCTGTGTTTTGATCAGAGAAAAGAGGCTTTCTTGTTCGTGACTTACGTCAGTGTTTTAGTTTTCACACGGGTTCCTCCTTGCTTTGGGGATAGGAAGGCAGACAGATGATAAAAGACCATTTCCTGCCCTGGACTTacctgcccttctctgtgcgCCTTAGATACCCGCCAGGCATCGTGGGCGTGGCCCCGGGGGGGCTTCCTGCTGCCATGGAAGGGATCATCCCCGGAGGCATCCCCGTGACGCACAACCTGCCCACAGTGGCACACCCTTCCCAAGCGCCCTCTCCCAACCAGCCCACGAAACACGGGGACAGTCGAGAGCACCCCAACGAGCAGTAGCAGAGGACAAAGGTCAGAGACCTGGGACCAAGAGACCGCGGACACAGGAGCTCAGAGGGGAGTGGGACCGGCTCTAACTGGTTCTGGGCCTCCGCACACTGACATC encodes:
- the CTBP2 gene encoding C-terminal-binding protein 2 isoform X1, with product MPVPSRPVGIGRSQSWDAAGWCESPWEVAEAPGRSGSLTDGGREGPWYEAAPDLCREAFYSAVAGRKSSVPDFTFYDSRQAVMSARGALLPRDYYGDPPGAAQGPREPRHHRDPGVGRSLPGYSVLGSRVTWEHVHGRGPAPQDAAPLYRDPAGKMMALGQRAQSRAPSPTRYTGELAHSRYGAEAPTYSAGQGYDDIGERPVDPAPTRQAAPTCLVVDPTGASASEGSSGVAPGPLNRGYGQESVSSTLAYESSEADLPFPGPAGRRSAQPEFLALLRAEGVAEATLGALLQQGFDCPAVLATLEEADIKCVAPNLGQARVLSRLASNCRTEMQLRRQGPGGPAPRTRSSSFSHRSELHGDPSSLQPQPVGPLQAAAPRGDPARRPSSAPSQHLLETATYSAGVGAHTPHFPSNSGYSSPTPCALTARLGPTYPPQAGVALTNPGPRTAYSTAYTVPMELLKRERSLHAAPLPSPHSGAQLLRKPGVPGEPSTLSPASPGLHMPHSPYQKVARRTGAPIIVSTMLAPEPSIRPQIMNGPLHPRPLVALLDGRDCTVEMPILKDLATVAFCDAQSTQEIHEKVLNEAVGAMMYHTITLTREDLEKFKALRVIVRIGSGYDNVDIKAAGELGIAVCNIPSAAVEETADSTLCHILNLYRRNTWLYQALREGTRVQSVEQIREVASGAARIRGETLGLIGFGRTGQAVAVRAKAFGFSVIFYDPYLQDGIERSLGVQRVYTLQDLLYQSDCVSLHCNLNEHNHHLVNDFTIKQMRQGAFLVNAARGGLVDEKALAQALKEGRIRGAALDVHESEPFSFAQGPLKDAPNLICTPHTAWYSEQASLEMREAAATEIRRAITGRIPESLRNCVNKELFVTTAPWSVIDQQAIHPELNGATYRYPPGIVGVAPGGLPAAMEGIIPGGIPVTHNLPTVAHPSQAPSPNQPTKHGDSREHPNEQ
- the CTBP2 gene encoding C-terminal-binding protein 2 isoform X2, producing MALVDKHKVKRQRLDRICEGIRPQIMNGPLHPRPLVALLDGRDCTVEMPILKDLATVAFCDAQSTQEIHEKVLNEAVGAMMYHTITLTREDLEKFKALRVIVRIGSGYDNVDIKAAGELGIAVCNIPSAAVEETADSTLCHILNLYRRNTWLYQALREGTRVQSVEQIREVASGAARIRGETLGLIGFGRTGQAVAVRAKAFGFSVIFYDPYLQDGIERSLGVQRVYTLQDLLYQSDCVSLHCNLNEHNHHLVNDFTIKQMRQGAFLVNAARGGLVDEKALAQALKEGRIRGAALDVHESEPFSFAQGPLKDAPNLICTPHTAWYSEQASLEMREAAATEIRRAITGRIPESLRNCVNKELFVTTAPWSVIDQQAIHPELNGATYRYPPGIVGVAPGGLPAAMEGIIPGGIPVTHNLPTVAHPSQAPSPNQPTKHGDSREHPNEQ
- the CTBP2 gene encoding C-terminal-binding protein 2 isoform X3, producing MNGPLHPRPLVALLDGRDCTVEMPILKDLATVAFCDAQSTQEIHEKVLNEAVGAMMYHTITLTREDLEKFKALRVIVRIGSGYDNVDIKAAGELGIAVCNIPSAAVEETADSTLCHILNLYRRNTWLYQALREGTRVQSVEQIREVASGAARIRGETLGLIGFGRTGQAVAVRAKAFGFSVIFYDPYLQDGIERSLGVQRVYTLQDLLYQSDCVSLHCNLNEHNHHLVNDFTIKQMRQGAFLVNAARGGLVDEKALAQALKEGRIRGAALDVHESEPFSFAQGPLKDAPNLICTPHTAWYSEQASLEMREAAATEIRRAITGRIPESLRNCVNKELFVTTAPWSVIDQQAIHPELNGATYRYPPGIVGVAPGGLPAAMEGIIPGGIPVTHNLPTVAHPSQAPSPNQPTKHGDSREHPNEQ